A window of Thermoproteus sp. genomic DNA:
CGAGGTTCCTAGTCCCTATATACTCGCCGCTCCTATAGAAATATCTAGTCTCTTTGATGGTGCCAGTTAGGGGGTTGTAGGTCGCTATAGACAGGACCCTGTAGGGCCCCGCTGATATCCACATGTTCCAAGTCTCGCCAAGTGCGGCATACGCCTTGTCTATTTTCGCTCTGTTAGCTAGATCTAACGCCAAAAGGCCGCCGGGCTTTATCGAGCCGGACAGCCACATCAACACCTCTAGGTCCTCCTCGTCGCCAAACATGCCCAGAGAGCTATGCATTATATACGCCCCGTCGAACGCCCTACGCCTAAACGGCGGCATCCTCACATCGGCGGCCACCACATCGCCGTACCTCTTGGCCTCTTGGAGATATTTCACATTTATGTCCAAGCCCACCACCGAGTCTCCAGGCAGAAACCTCATGTGCCTCCCGTGGCCGCACGCCGCATCTAGAAAACGCCTACCTGGACTTATGCCCAACACCTCTACGAGGAATTGCGCCTCCTTCGCGCTGACTTCGGGGCCCTTGTAGTACTCCATGAAGTCTCTATACACCTCGTCGAAGAATTCGTCTATCCAGTTCATAACAATCTCGACATATCTTCTGGCGACTTGGCGATCTTAAATCCAGAGGCCTTTCTGAGCCTATTCATAATGGCCAGGCCTATTCCCGCCTCCTCTATAGTCGGCGCTATAGCCACGTCGACGCCGACCTTGTCCACCCTCCTAAGCGAGTCGTATAGGTTTTTAGCCACTTCATATAGGTCGGAGCCCAGCTCGAACACCACATCGCCTTCGGCGCACTTGCCGGCCATACACAACACGGCCACTTTGAGCCCTCTGCTCTTGGCGATCTTCACAGCATAGGCCAGATCGAACTCAGCAAGAATTAACGGCGTATCGGGCGCATAGTGTCTATATTTCATCCCGGGCGCCAACGCCACGTCTGCCTCGCGAAGGCCTTTGGCGAAATCCGGCACGACGACGTCGCCGAATATAGACTTGAGCTCCTCGACGCTGAAGGGGCCCGGCCTCAATAGGACCGGCGGCCTCTTCGTCGCGTCGATAATGGTGGACTCCACGCCGAAGAACGTCCTCCCGGCGTCTAGGACCACGTCGACGGAATCCCCCAAGTCCTCAACTACGTGCCACGCCTCTGTGGGGCTGGGCCGGCCGGCCCTATTGGCGCTGGGGGCCGCTATGGGGGTGCCCGCCAGCTCTATTAGTTTCAACGCGACTGGATGTGCAGGGCACCTCAACGCGACTGTGGGGAGGCCAGCGGTCACAGAAGCCGGGAGGTCTACCCTCTTCTTCACGACAAAAGTTATGGGGCCCGGCCAGACCCTCTTGGCTATTCTGGCCACGTCTTCTGGAAACTCGCCTATCTCGAGGGCTTGGTCTAAAGACGAGACGTGTACTATAAGCGGGTTGTCCGCAGGACGGCCTTTAGCCTTGAAGATCTTCGCTGTGGCTTCTGCATTAAATGCGTCTGCGCCGAGGCCGTAGACGGTCTCGGTGGGAAACGCCACAAGGCCGCCCGATCTGATGACAGAAGCGGCCTCGGCTATGTCCTCTGCTCGCGGGCGTAGCGGGTCTACCTTTAATATCTTCACCACGACGAAATGAATATTACCGGCGATTATAAGTCTTAGCATGGAGGTTACGGTAATAGGGACCGGCAGGATGGGGTCGGCCTTCGTCAAGAGGGCCGCCCAGCTGGGGTATAAAGTCTATGCGTGGAATAGGACCCGCGAGAGGCTGGCGGGCCTCCCGGCGACGCCTATATCCAAGCCTTCAGAGGCCCGCGGCTTCACTGCGATCTTCGTGGCTGACGACGAGGCCCTTTTGTCTCTAATCGACGAGGTTAAAGGCGACGTGGTAGCCCTAATGGGGACTTATTCCCTAAACGGCGCCAACACGGCCCGTAGGGTTCTGGCGTCTAGGGGAATTCCGACTTTAAGCGCGCCGATTGTAGGCGGGCCTGGCAATGTCGAGAGGGGAGACGCTATCTATATAATTGGGGGCGAGCGCGAAGTCTACGAGAAGTATTCCGACTTCTTCGCGAAGGTGGGAAAGGTCTTCTATATCGGCGACTTCGAAAAGGCGGTAGTGTTGAAGCTGGCCTACAACTCATTGCTCATAGGCACCGTGGCGGTGTTGGGCGAGGCGTCCTCGCTGGCCGTAGCCTACGGCATATCGCCCAGCCAATTCAAAGAACTTTTGTCGCAAACTGTATTCAAAGAGATAGGGTCTGTATATATCGACAGGATGTATTCGGGCGAACAGGGCACCTTCGCGTTGAGACACGCCGGGAAAGACGTGAGGTATGCCACAGCGGCCGCCGCGGGGAGGTCGGGCTCTATTGTCCTCTCGGCCGTCCGGTCGCTCTACGAGTTGTTGGAGGCTTGGGGACTCGGCGATGCCTACTACATAAAGGCCGGCGTGCTTGAGGCCAAGAGACAGTAATATCTATTTTTTAAGAGGTCTAATTGTTGTCTCCATGCCGATATTCGACTACGCCCTAATCACAATGTTTGTAGTCTCGGCGGCAATCTTAGGCGTGATGATATATCTATTCTGGAGGTCTAGTGAACGTATGGATTCAAACGAGCAGAAACAATCGCGGGTAATTACTGTGATAAGATGTGGCGATGGTAACGAAAAAACTAGAGAATATAGGGAGGGCGACTATGTAGGCCTCGGCGTCGAGGACTGCGCGGGCGGAATCGTGGTGGGGATATATAGAGAGGGACAACAGAAGTGATATGGCCTATAGACAGGCCGTAAGCATCGCCGAAGCGCTTAAATCGACAGGCTCGGTTACTGTAAGGGGTTGGGTCTATAGGAAAAGGGAATTGAAAGACAAGATCTTCATCGTTCTTAGAGATTCAACCGGTATAATACAACTAGTCTTCACGCGGGGCACCGATGCGTTTAACGTAGCCCAGAGACTTAACATAGAGTCCTCGCTGGTGGCCACAGGCGTCCTTAAAGAAGAGCCCAGAGCGCCTGGAGGCAAAGAGATACAAGTCCAGTCTGTAAACTGGTACTACGAGGGGAAGCCGTATCCCATAAACGAAGACGCCGCGCAAGCCGATAGCGAATATCTACTGGACGTAAGGCACCTCTGGCTTAGAAGCAGGAAGATGCAAGCTGTCTTGAAGATTAGACATACCGTGTTCGGCGCCATACACGAATATTTCAGGTCTAGAGGCTACTACGAGGTGCAGGGACCTATGTTCATAACCGCGGCGGTGGAGGGCGGCGCTACGCTCTTCAAAGTGCCCTATTTCGACGACTACGTATATTTGACCCAGAGCTCTCAATTCTACCTAGAGGCCTTTATATACAGCCTCGAGAAGGTCTACACCATAGCGCCGAGCTTCAGGGCGGAGCCCTCGCGTACTAGAAGACATTTGACGGAGTTCTGGCACGCAGAGGCCGAAATGGCTTGGTACCACCTCGAAGACTTAATGCGTGTAAACGAGGAGCTCATATCGCATGTAGTGTCTAAAGTACTGGACGAGAGGGCCGAGGAGTTAAAACTCCTCGGGAGGAGGACCGAACCGTTGGAGAACATAAAGCCGCCCTTCTACCGCGTGTCGTACGACGAAGCCATAGAGATTTTGAGGAAAAAAGGCGTCAATATCAACTGGGGCGACGACCTAGGCGCGGACGAGGAGAGAATCCTCACGTTGCAGTTCGACAGGCCGATTCAGCTATATGGATTTCCCGAAAAGGTAAAGGCGTTTTATCACCGCAACGACCCGAAAAGGCCTGAGGTGACTCTGAGCGTAGACGTATTGGCTCCTGAGGGCTACGGCGAAATCATCGGAGGGGGCGAGAGGATATACGACGAGGGAGAGCTGTTGTCGAAAATAGAACGATTTGGCCTTAACCCCAAGGACTACCAGTGGTATATAGACCTACGGCGCTACGGCTCGGTCCCACATTCGGGCTTTGGGCTGGGCGTAGACAGACTGGTCATGTGGATAGCTGGGCTCGACCACATCAGAGATGCAGTTCCCTTCCCGAGAGACATCAGGAGGAAGTACCCTTGAGGGTACTCATAACGGGCACTCCTGGCGTTGGAAAGACCACGGCTTGTAGGGAGCTCTCGAGGCTCCTAGGGGCTAAATGTATAGAGGTCGCCGCCCTGCTTGCCGGCAGGCCCTTCACGAGGTGGGACCCCTATTCCCTCACCTACGACATATTGGACGCAGAGGCGGCTCGGAGGGTCCTAGAGGGAGAGATGACGGGGGATTATATCGTCGACACACATGTATTGGATCTAATAGGAGATGTCGACTATGTCTTCGTGTTGAGGAAGAGGCCAGACGTGCTCTTCAGAGAACTTAAAGGCAGAGGGTGGCCGCTCCATAAAGTCGTCGATAACGTCTGGTCGGAAATTCTCGACTACATATACCTACAGGCTAAAGAGAGATGGAGACGTATATATCAAATAGATGTGACCGAAAAGTCGACCCACCAGACTGTAGACGTCATGGTTAAATGTATTAGGGGGTTTGTATGCCCCGACGACGAGGTCGACTGGCTTCAGTACTCGCTGGAGACTGGCTTCCTAGACGAGCTGGAGGCTATCGCCAATAGGGCCTCTTTGCGGCCGTCTTCCTCTCCACAAGGAACCTAACGGCCCAACCCTGCTCTACGAACTTACGGATTAAGCCCCTCATGCTACTCTTGGAGGAGATCAGAAGCACGTACTCCACACGTGCGTTGTCTAGATAGAGCCGCGCCAAGTAGGACCTACGGCCGCCGTCCTCAAGGACTATATCAGTATGGGACATAGAAGAGAGCTCGGGAACTATATGTAGCACCTCCTTCTCTATCTCCGTTATGTCCCCCACCTTAGCCGGCTCCTCGTCTAACTCTCTAAGCCCTACGATCTTCATCTCCAACATGACGACGCCGAAGTCCTTACCGGCCCTCAATAGGGCCACGGAACGTATAGCCATCGATATTTAGATGCTTGGGACATATAAAGCTTGAGCTTCGATATGGACATCGGCAAGCTAAAACGCCTTTTCGGCTATTTCCAATATTAAGCCCGTGGGGTCTTCGAGCCGTAGAGGCGGGGTCCTTCCCTCGTCGAGGGCTCTTTTCAACTCCTTAAGGCAACTCTCAAAATCGCGACAACGACGTAGGGGGGCGCCCTTACTTATTAGGTACGTATCGACGTATAGCTCTTCGGGGAAGTAGGATAAGGCTGGAGTGCCCAAGAGCGCGGCCTCTGTGGCCATGGTAAGACCGCCCGTTATTACTGCAGCCGCGTAGTAGGCAAGGTCTAGATGGTCGACAGCTTTAGTCAAATTTACAGCCCCTTCTACGATCTGGTCGTCGTACCTAGGCACGTTGACCACTACATAGCCCAATTCCCTGACTGTCTCCATCAATTTCCTCCTCAGCTCAACATAGTTCCACTTATAGTACGCGGCCTTTGCCTCCTCGGGCCTAAAGACCACGTAACGGCCTGGCTCTAAGCCCAGCCGCGTAATTACATCTCGATTGGGCTTATGCCTCGACGTCCACATATATTCGAAAAGCCCGTCGAAGACCTCCACGCGTTTGGGGCAGTAGGGCCTCCAAGCTTCTACGGGGATTGCGGCAGGGGCTATTAGGTATTCGGAGAGGGGTATGGTCAGGCTGTTGGCATGATATGCGTGGGGCGTGTCGTTTAGGACTATAGACTTCTTGCCCAAGCCGAAGGCTACCCTCACGGCGTCGGGGCTGGGGAAGGACAAAACGCCGTCAAGGCCCTTGATTATATCCACTAAAGCCATCTGCCTACGTAGCCCCTCCGTCAGCTTCTCCTCTACAGTCTCGCCATATCTCCCTATACATGTATATTCTACGCCGTAATGGTCCAACATATCTTTTACATGATAATATTCCCTACAAGTTATAACTAGATTTAATCCTGATTTCTTCAATATAGATGCAATTCTAGCTTGTTTTGGAGTTAAAGCATCAAATAGGACCTTCATTCGTGTATATAGACGAACTTATTGCCTCCTATATACTTCACGAAGCCGTATCTAACAAACTGGACGGCCGTCCCTATGCCGATCTCTAGGGCCTTGGCCTCGACGAGGCCGAGCTCCTCTACTTTCTTCCCGACGGCGAGGGGCTTCACGACTACAGCCGAGGGGGAGCCCTCGGGTACCCATTGGACTATCTGCAACTTGGCCTTACGGGCCTCGTCTATAGTGAAGCCGGTCACGACCCCTCGATATAGGTTATCGCCATCTTTTTCGACCTTCACATTGACGAACTCCATGAGCCTAAACGCCTTGAGCTCTATGTCCTTTTTGGATACATATACCGAGACGGAGCCGGGGCCCATTTCGTACGTCCTATATCCACGTTCGGGGAAGCTCGGATGTTGGGGCAATTTGGCCACGACTTTGCTGGGGAGGTCTATTACTAACTTCACGGGGTCCACGACGAACATATACCTATCGGCTCTGGGGTCTAGGACCTTCCTATTTATGGCGAAGAGGTTGGCTAGAGATACGGTGGAGTCCGAAGGCTTTATCCCAACGCTCAATATCAACTCCCATATGGCCTCAGGCAATATGCCGCGGTTCCTCAGACCCGAGAGGGTAGGCATAGATATGTCGTCGAATTTTATCTTCAGCGCTTTGAGTTTAGATTTGCTTAAAGAGCCACCTTCTATTTTGAGCCTCCCGAAGTGGATAGTCACCGGCTGTTTCCATCCGAAATGTTTGAATATATAGGATTGTTTAGTCGTATTTACACTATGTTCTTGCGCGCGGAGCACGTGCGTCACGCCCATGAGGTGGTCGTCTATAGAGACCGCGAAGTTGTAGGTGGGCCACACCCTGTATTTAGACCCAACTAGCGGGTGGGGGGTCCTCTCAGTGTCGATAATCCTAAACGCGACCCAGTCCCTCACGCTGGGGTCGGGATGCGACAGGTCGGTTTTAACTCTAAGCACGGCCTCGCCCTCGCCGAAGTCTCCCCTCAACATTTTTTCCCAAAGCTCTAGGTTCTTCTCCACTGGGGCGTCTCTATGCGGACAGGCCTTGCTGGCATTTCTTAGCTTGCGCCACTCTTCGGGCTTACATAAATCGACGTAGGCCCCGCCGAGCTCTATGAGCTTTTTCGCATATTCGTAGTATATCTCCATACGTTGTGACTGGATGTACTCCTCGTCCCATTTGACGCCTAACCACCTCAAGTCCTCTCTTATCGCCTCATATGCGTTTATCTCTTCGGTGACCAACGGCCTTTTTATTCTGGGATCTGTGTCCTCAAAACGGAGGATGAACTTCCCGCCGTACTTCAACTTATATGCGTAGTTCAATATGGCCGGCCGCGCGCTACCCAGATGGAGGACAAAATCGGGGTTTGGAGCAAAGCGCACAACTACACCCTTGGCGCCCTCCACACCCGGAAGAGCGGGTAGCGCGTCTATGCCGGGCCTCTTCTCTACCTCTGCCTTCTTTTCCTCCAAGGCCTCCGGCCATCTAGCCGCCAACAAAGACCTCTGTTCTTCAAGGCTCATGGAGTTCACTTTCTCCACCACCGCGTCCACTATGGATTTAACCTCGCGGGCCTTCGGCCTCAAGTCGGGCCTCTCGGCCATTATTTTAGACATCACAGCCTTGGGGTCGGCCCTCCCTCCGTATTTAATTGCGTTTATTAAGGCGTATTTGAGCACTATGTCCTCAAGGCTTTCCATCGCTCAACAACTTCTCTACCTCCTCTAAATCCTTCATGGTGTCGATAGACCGCCAAAAGACGTCTCTATAGAGGACCGCCTTGAGGCGCCTCTGTTTCGCCAATATCGGAAATGTAGTCTCCTCTATGTTCCCTCTATCCGGCAGGACCTTCAAGATATCGCGCCTCATGGCGTAGACGCCAGCGTTTATGAAATAGCCTTCGAGGACGGGCTTCTCCCTAAAGGCCGTGACGTAGCCCGACTCGTCGAACTCCACTATTCCGTATGGACTCCTCAAAGGCACTAGCGCTATGGCCACATCGGCCTTCTCGAGGGCGTTGAGGAGGGGCGCTATGGGCAGGTTTGTGACTATATCTCCATTTGTCGCCACGAAGACGTCGTCTTCTAGGTAGGGCTCTGCGTTCTTGAGGGCTCCGGCCGTGCCGAGAGGCTCCTCCTCTACGCTGTAGAATATCCTCACGCCCAGCTTCCTTCCATCGCCAAGCGCCTCGAAGACCTTATGTCGGAGATAGCCGACGGCCAATATGAAGTCAGATATGCCCTGGCTCTTCAGCCACTCTATCTGCCTCACCAATATCGGCTTCCCCGCTATAGGCAGTAGAGGCTTAGGAAGCTCATTGGTGAGAGGGGCCAGCCTCTTGCCGAACCCGCCTGCGAGTATCAAGGCACGCATGTACTCGCCTAAAGCCCCATTTAAATAGAACTCGCATTATACGTGCGTCTCTATTGGTGCGACGACTTTAATGTGCCGGTGCTGGACCCCCACGACGTAGTTGATAAATGTAGCAGAATATCGGCTGTATACATAACAGAGCCGGGCGACGTGAGGCCTGCTTTAGGTGCCGACATAGCCATAACTAGACAGGCCGTGGAGAACGAGCTGGGCAATAAATCCCTGGCGCTAGAGCTGATACCCGAAGGGGAATTGGTGTTGCTCAACAAGATACCGGGCTACGCCGATCAGGCTGATGAGGTGATCGTCAGGGGGCGTATCGTCGGCCATAGGTTCTACGACGTGTTAGAGGGGATGTGGAGGTTCAGACCTTTATACGAGGGCGTGTCTAAAATGATTAGCGAGAGGAGGGGGTGGTGGGCCCTTGTGGACATGGAGGACCTCCCTATCGGCTATGACGTACATGAGGACAAAATAATAGAGGGATCTCTGCCCGAGAGGCGATATACGCATGTCGCGGTCTCCACGAAAGATGGGAAGATCCACGGCGTGGCTAAACTCTTTCGGGGGAGGCGGCTCCATATAGTTAAGTCGTGGAGGGCCAGGCCGGGCTTGCCGCCGGGGAGGCCCAGCGATTTGAGCCTATTCGCCGAAATAAATAGGAGACATATTGAGAGGAAGGCCCACGAGGCTGTTGAGTTCCTCAAAAAGGTCTTCGACCAGTACAAACTCCCAATCGTCGTCTCTTATTCCGGCGGTAAGGATAGCCTCGTGGCACTCGACCTAACGGCCAAGACTGGACGTCCCTTCGCCATACTCTTCAACGACACCGGGCTGGAGGCGCCTGAGACCTACGAAAACGTGAAGGAGGTCTCGGAGAGATATGGGGCCGAGCTGATCGTCGCATCGGCCGGCGATAGGTTTTGGAGAGCCATAGGCGAGTTTGGCCCCCCGGCGCGGGATTACCGTTGGTGTTGTAAGGTGATAAAGATGGCGCCTATAACCAAAGCGCTACTCGAGCGTTTTCCTCAAGGCGTCATATCCGTAGTGGGCCAGAGGGCCGCCGAGTCCTTCCAGAGGGCTAAGCTCAAACGGGTGTCTTCAAGCAGGTGGGTGGCGAAAACCATCGTGGTGGCGCCCCTACAGGAATGGAGAGCGCTAGAGGTATGGGGCTATATAGCGCTCAATAAATTGCCGTACAATAAGGCATATGAGAGGGGCTTCGACAGGCTGGGTTGTTTGGTCTGCCCTGCAAATGAGATGGGCGAGCTGGAATTGGTGCGTATCAGCTATCCGGGGATCTACGAGAGGATGGAAGAGGAGGTTTTGAAGTACTATGGAGACGAGACCTATCTGAGGTATGGACTTTGGAGGTGGAAGAAGGGCGTGCCTGGAGATCTCCAGCGGTTTGTCAAAATTAGAGTTAGGCCGAAATATCCTGTGGAGGTGAGGAGAAGCGGCGAGGTCGTCGAGCTGTCGGGCGTTAAGCCGGATATGGAGACGGCGACGCAATTACTTAAGATGTTGGGCGAGGTGCAGATTAACGGCAACGTCATTAAAGCTGGCGGCGTCGCCATAGAGATGGTCGCCGGCTCCATTAGGGCTGTAGGCGAGAAGGCCCTAGACGCCGCGGCGTTAATTGTGAGGGCCTCTATATGTGGCCATTGCGACTTATGTATAAGTTGGTGCCCCACAAAGGCCTTGAGGAGAGGAGAAGACGGACGTTTCGTTGTAGATGGGGATAGGTGTATTAGATGTCTGTTATGTTCTCGCGCATGTCCGTCGGCTCAATATCTAGTGTATAGGACCGAGTAATACTGAAGTCCTTAAATACACGACTAGAAATCCACCCAATGATCATATATACAGACCAGTTGGACCAGTTGAAGAAGGTCGTTCAGAGCCTCGCAATAAAGAGGGCTGAGCCCTTGGTCATTAAAGGGGAGAAGGTGGATTTAATATGGCCTCCCCGCCGGCCAGAGCTACCTCTAGACATACTTGAAATTATGCCGAGCGGTGCCTATGTGATACTCAAGGGCAATACTATCACAATAGTTCCATGAGGTCTCTAAGGAAAGTAAAGGTGGCCTCATTAAATATCGATCAAAATATTAAACAGAAACTAATAGAGATTCTTGGCGAAAATGAGAACGTTTACCTAGAAATAAATGAAAAATTTATTAGGATAATTCTATGATAATAATAAACTCCAACAATATAGATTCGGTGTTGTGGAATTTGAGAAATGCTCAGAGGCTCCTCGAGGCCACACCTATAGTTTTCGGCCGCAGACAGGTGGGGCGGTATATCATACAGTTGGGTACAATAGGGCATCTCTACAGCGCGGTTAACGAACTATTGGAGCTCATTGTGGCGGCCAGTAATATGGCTGACAACTTGGGCCTGAAAGATTACTCGATAGTAGTCGAACCGTCTAGGACCTATATTACCCCCGAGCGCCTCCCAGAGGTATTTCCCCCACTACCTAAAGGCAAGCCTGTCGAGCCTCTACGGGAGCCTAATGTGGAGCTCAACATGATGGGTTGTCGCGATGTCACGCCTGGCTATATTAAGTTCTGTATAGGTAATGTCGAAATAGCTTATTATCTAGGAGGTAGAGGTGAATAATGTCGCTCTTTCTCACATTAAGCGAGCTAGAGAGGCTGTTGGACTCCCTAAGGGAATACGCGGAGAGGTATAGAGAGAAGAGGGAGGCGCTGGCCGCAGTTGAGGATAGGTTCCTCAAGTTCACAGAACTGGCCAGGGCATTTGGGGTGGATTTAAAGCTAGCCGAGGGCGTCGAATTCTATACAGGCGGAGAACTTGCAGATAATACAGAGCTACTTGAACGTATAAATAGGGCATTGGCGGCCGTGAGGAGGTTGAGGCAGAGTTATGGTGATTTAAAAGTGATAGTAGATATACAAATAGATTTAAAGAAAATAATGGTAAAAATATAATGGCCGAAAATAGGTATTTATTTATAGTCGATAATCCAGGAATTGATCCCGCACAGAGAGCTCAACTTCTACGAGACCTAAGGGGCGTGCTTTCCGTATTGAACCTTAGGGTCGCCTCGGACCACATAGAGGTGGTGGTTAGGAGTACTCATGTGGCTGAGGCCAAAAACAAAATAGAGGAGGTTTTAGGCAGGGTGCGCGAGGTGCTGGATATAACTATAGAGGAGAATATAGGCCGTGGCGACATCAGGAGGTTTGTCGATCTTTTTAATTCTGAGCGCTTCTGGGAAGCCCACGCGGAGATAGAGCCCCTCTGGCGCAAAAATGGAGACGTAGCCCTCCAGGCGCTGATTTTAATTTGTGCCGCCTTCATCAAGATCCAGGAGGGGTTACCCGACAAGTTCGTCCGTCTGGCCGAGGAGGCGCGTAGACTCCTTGAGGAGGCCCCTCCCAGAGTGGGGTGTATCGACCTGAACAGACTTAGGGAGGATCTCGCTACCTCTATAATGTCAAAACGGCCCTTTAAGATAGCTTGCCTTTAGGCTTTCCACGATTTTAGGCAATATCTCCTCGACTCTGCCTCTGACGATCACGTCGGCTATGTCGTCGAGCTCTGTGGGGCCCATATTTATTATCACCAACTTGGCGCCCCTCCTTTTGGCTATTAGGGGCAACCTATTGGCGGGCGCCACGGCCAGCGAGGAGCCTAAGACCAAAA
This region includes:
- a CDS encoding DUF309 domain-containing protein, which encodes MAENRYLFIVDNPGIDPAQRAQLLRDLRGVLSVLNLRVASDHIEVVVRSTHVAEAKNKIEEVLGRVREVLDITIEENIGRGDIRRFVDLFNSERFWEAHAEIEPLWRKNGDVALQALILICAAFIKIQEGLPDKFVRLAEEARRLLEEAPPRVGCIDLNRLREDLATSIMSKRPFKIACL